One region of Candidatus Saccharibacteria bacterium genomic DNA includes:
- a CDS encoding polysaccharide deacetylase family protein, translating to MSDQRAIVLYLHVHQPYRVRHYTIFDAGRTHDYFDAQAGSPQNNADIVRKVAHKSYLPTNERLMRMIADNPKFRLSLSITGTVLEQLEAYAPEVLHSFQNLVGTGRVEIVNETYHHSLAFFYNRNEFEAQVQMHRDIVRRLFNVTTTAFRNTELSYNNDLAYWADQAGYKAILSEGWDPVLGWRSPNFMYRPAHTEHIKLLTKNYKLSDDIAFRFSNKDWEEYPMTVDKFMGWTKDSWDQPLLNLFMDYETFGEHQWADSGIFDFLEALPKAWLKTPEHTFMTVSEAATEFSAVDTVDCPQTITWADTERDLTAWVGNKMQQGAIASLYGLTESILQTGDFALIEDWRKLQTSDHFYYMCTKYFTDGDVHAYFSPYESPHEAYIAFMNAYHDLKYRLTEKGFSV from the coding sequence ATGTCTGATCAACGCGCAATAGTTTTATATCTACACGTCCACCAGCCTTATCGGGTTAGGCACTACACCATTTTCGATGCTGGTCGCACGCACGACTACTTTGATGCCCAAGCTGGTAGCCCTCAAAACAATGCCGACATAGTGCGCAAGGTTGCTCACAAATCCTACCTACCGACAAACGAGCGGCTCATGCGTATGATTGCCGATAATCCCAAGTTCAGACTGTCACTTTCCATAACTGGCACTGTGCTTGAACAACTCGAAGCATATGCACCCGAAGTGTTGCATAGCTTTCAAAATTTAGTTGGCACGGGCAGAGTTGAAATTGTAAACGAAACATACCATCATTCACTCGCCTTCTTCTACAACCGTAACGAGTTTGAAGCACAAGTACAAATGCACCGTGACATTGTCCGTCGGCTTTTTAACGTTACAACAACCGCTTTCCGCAACACTGAGCTTAGCTACAACAATGATCTGGCATACTGGGCTGACCAAGCAGGCTACAAAGCAATTTTGAGTGAAGGCTGGGATCCAGTACTCGGCTGGCGGAGCCCCAACTTTATGTATCGGCCGGCTCACACCGAACATATTAAACTGCTGACTAAAAATTACAAGCTCAGCGACGACATTGCTTTCCGCTTTAGTAATAAAGACTGGGAAGAATACCCGATGACAGTTGACAAATTTATGGGATGGACAAAAGACAGCTGGGATCAACCGTTACTCAATCTGTTCATGGACTATGAAACATTTGGCGAGCACCAGTGGGCTGATAGTGGCATTTTTGACTTCCTTGAAGCCTTGCCTAAGGCATGGTTAAAAACCCCAGAACATACCTTTATGACAGTTTCCGAGGCCGCCACAGAGTTTTCTGCAGTAGACACTGTCGACTGTCCGCAAACAATTACCTGGGCAGACACAGAGCGCGACTTAACGGCGTGGGTTGGCAACAAAATGCAACAAGGGGCAATCGCCAGTTTATACGGGCTTACTGAATCAATCTTGCAAACCGGTGATTTTGCACTCATAGAAGATTGGCGCAAACTTCAAACCAGCGACCATTTTTATTACATGTGCACAAAATACTTCACCGACGGGGATGTACACGCTTACTTTAGCCCTTACGAATCACCCCATGAAGCATACATTGCCTTTATGAATGCGTACCACGACCTTAAATACCGCCTGACAGAAAAAGGCTTTTCGGTATGA
- a CDS encoding glycoside hydrolase family 15 protein: MGRPVILGNGALTVGLNEAGLVHDFYYPYVGLDNLTTARSLQHRIGVFCDQTFSWVDDGTWTTSVLSETDALISSVSMSNHDLNLSLESSDFVDTEYNAFCRQIRVKNTSEASRSVRLFMHQVFEISRGGRGDTALYVPDGPYILDYKGRCSLIIFGRADDDSPFDQYCVGNYGIEGKEGSWKDAEDGELSGNAVEHGGVDSVLAIPVTVPANGETVVEYWVVAADSQYSAEKIHNQLLTLGLESRLDKARSHWKKWLQTAEAATANIPDKEKMAIKKSLMVIKAHTDRRGGVIASCDSSIYNYGRDYYSYVWPRDGAYAMWPLIRLGYTEEPKMFFEFCRDIMNPEGYMMHKYQPDKAIGSTWHPLVHGKRSELAIQEDETAIIIFMLHKFYEETGDKEFVSNLYSTMVQPMANFMTDFRDEATGLPHASYDLWEEKFLTNTYTTALTHRALMAAADFADIFAFPDDAVKWRETADHIAQNTKVFVDPERQYLRKGFLLQEDGSLQFDNTLDVSSAYGSMMFATKAIGSAHIQKTFEGIESVLLHKSPSGGAPRYEHDTYFRSDPPHMGNPWFVTTLWVACSYIQTNREDEAKKLVEWTLQHALPSGALSEQIDPTTGEPLSVLPLVWSHAELINTLLDLYG; encoded by the coding sequence ATGGGTAGACCGGTTATTCTCGGCAACGGTGCCCTAACGGTCGGACTCAACGAAGCTGGTCTTGTGCACGATTTTTACTACCCGTATGTTGGGCTTGACAACCTTACAACTGCACGGAGTCTACAACACCGCATTGGTGTTTTTTGCGATCAAACATTTAGCTGGGTTGACGATGGCACTTGGACCACAAGTGTGCTCAGCGAAACTGACGCACTTATCAGTAGCGTATCCATGTCAAATCATGACTTAAATTTGTCGCTTGAAAGCAGTGATTTTGTCGATACAGAATACAACGCTTTTTGCCGTCAGATTCGGGTGAAAAATACTTCTGAAGCCAGCCGTTCTGTACGTCTGTTTATGCACCAGGTTTTTGAAATTTCGCGGGGTGGCCGCGGTGATACCGCGCTATACGTTCCAGACGGACCTTACATACTCGATTATAAGGGCCGCTGCAGCCTCATTATCTTTGGTCGTGCTGATGATGACTCGCCATTTGACCAGTATTGTGTCGGTAACTACGGCATTGAAGGGAAAGAGGGTAGCTGGAAAGACGCCGAAGACGGCGAGCTCTCTGGAAACGCTGTAGAGCACGGCGGAGTCGATTCTGTGTTGGCTATTCCCGTTACGGTACCAGCCAACGGAGAAACAGTGGTCGAGTATTGGGTTGTTGCCGCGGACTCACAGTACAGCGCAGAGAAAATTCATAACCAGCTTCTCACCCTTGGTCTAGAAAGCAGGCTGGATAAAGCGCGCTCTCACTGGAAGAAATGGCTACAAACCGCTGAGGCAGCTACCGCGAACATACCAGACAAAGAAAAAATGGCAATCAAAAAGTCACTTATGGTTATTAAAGCCCACACCGACAGACGCGGTGGTGTAATTGCAAGTTGCGATTCAAGCATCTACAACTATGGCCGAGACTATTACAGTTATGTCTGGCCCAGGGACGGCGCTTACGCCATGTGGCCACTCATACGACTCGGCTACACTGAGGAACCAAAGATGTTCTTTGAGTTTTGTCGAGACATTATGAACCCCGAAGGCTATATGATGCACAAGTATCAGCCAGATAAAGCCATAGGCAGCACGTGGCACCCACTGGTACATGGCAAACGCAGTGAGCTTGCTATTCAAGAAGACGAGACGGCAATCATTATATTTATGCTGCACAAATTCTACGAAGAAACTGGCGACAAAGAATTTGTCTCAAATTTGTACAGTACCATGGTACAACCAATGGCAAATTTTATGACCGATTTTCGGGACGAAGCAACAGGCCTCCCTCACGCCAGCTACGACTTGTGGGAAGAAAAATTTCTCACAAACACTTACACTACCGCGCTCACTCACCGCGCTCTTATGGCAGCCGCAGACTTTGCAGATATCTTTGCCTTCCCTGATGACGCCGTCAAATGGCGCGAAACCGCCGATCACATAGCCCAGAATACAAAGGTGTTTGTTGACCCAGAGCGACAGTACCTAAGAAAAGGCTTTCTCCTTCAAGAAGACGGCTCACTGCAGTTTGATAATACCCTAGATGTATCGAGTGCCTATGGCAGTATGATGTTTGCTACCAAGGCGATTGGCTCTGCTCATATTCAAAAAACGTTTGAGGGCATAGAATCGGTGCTTCTTCATAAATCGCCTTCTGGCGGAGCGCCTCGCTATGAACACGACACCTATTTTCGATCAGATCCACCGCACATGGGCAACCCCTGGTTTGTCACAACGCTATGGGTTGCGTGCTCTTACATACAGACAAACAGAGAAGATGAAGCCAAAAAACTGGTAGAATGGACGCTCCAACACGCCCTCCCCAGCGGAGCCTTAAGCGAGCAAATTGATCCCACAACCGGTGAACCGCTGTCTGTGCTCCCACTGGTTTGGAGCCATGCGGAGCTTATCAACACCCTTCTTGACCTATACGGCTAA
- the rpmG gene encoding 50S ribosomal protein L33: MAKKGEKRKLIGLVSEESGERIYYTSKNTMNTPEKLSLKKYSKRLRKHVVFTETKKNLGRNEVKPKK, encoded by the coding sequence ATGGCAAAAAAAGGTGAAAAGCGCAAACTTATAGGACTAGTGAGTGAAGAGTCTGGTGAACGCATATACTACACAAGTAAGAACACAATGAACACTCCAGAAAAGCTGAGTCTGAAAAAATACAGCAAGAGACTTCGCAAACACGTTGTATTTACTGAGACCAAGAAAAACCTCGGCCGCAACGAAGTAAAACCTAAGAAGTAA
- a CDS encoding tetratricopeptide repeat protein has product MYELLVVSAFGFMGLLHTRKRTEDESDISRKVGDRIGKLWDIAHQGMRENRFLRAEKALLTILKIDEKNAAAYNRLGILYAKQKEYRDAIDCFEIASSIEATPSSLHNLGLIYYETENYEKAGIAFEQALRLEENLAARHVAYAKVNEKLGNEKLMFASLHRAVELEPNEETYSLLHRAFLERGMDEKAEKVAEKLKTLIVPSGKPRRILRPRRVVI; this is encoded by the coding sequence ATGTACGAACTATTAGTAGTAAGCGCATTTGGTTTTATGGGCCTACTGCACACCCGAAAACGCACAGAAGACGAGTCAGATATTTCTCGTAAAGTTGGTGACCGCATAGGCAAGCTCTGGGATATAGCGCATCAAGGCATGAGAGAAAACCGTTTTTTACGTGCTGAAAAAGCACTTCTGACCATCTTGAAGATTGACGAGAAAAACGCGGCGGCGTATAACCGCCTGGGAATTCTTTACGCCAAACAAAAAGAATATCGTGACGCCATAGATTGTTTTGAAATTGCCAGTAGTATAGAAGCAACACCCTCGAGCCTCCATAATTTGGGGCTCATATACTATGAAACAGAAAATTATGAAAAAGCCGGCATAGCTTTTGAGCAGGCGCTCAGGCTAGAAGAAAATTTGGCAGCCCGACACGTAGCTTATGCAAAAGTAAACGAAAAACTTGGGAATGAAAAGCTAATGTTTGCGTCGCTGCATCGGGCTGTTGAGCTGGAGCCAAATGAAGAAACATATTCTTTATTGCACCGAGCTTTTTTGGAACGTGGCATGGATGAAAAAGCCGAGAAAGTAGCAGAAAAGCTCAAGACTCTTATTGTTCCTTCAGGCAAACCTCGCCGCATCCTTCGTCCCCGTCGAGTTGTTATCTAG
- a CDS encoding RluA family pseudouridine synthase — MANIEISRAERLDQRVVAMLPQLSRAYAAKLIEGKRVSVNGAFQVKAGYKMKPNDVVAVDYDPAKEESIPDIDLEIVYEDDDCVVINKPVGLLTHSKGAFNPEPTVATWLRKRCERLDLAHLDNRGDEHMRGLTFHTSRAGIVHRLDRATSGVMICAKTPEALSWLQKQFAQRKTKKTYRAVIKGTMNPEAAVIDMPIERNPKAPATFRVGPQGKHAQTMYRTLATGGGYSLLELKPETGRTHQLRVHLAHQGAPIVGDVLYNGEPADRLYLHAEELELTILAGHERKVFRVNTPGGFEDKLKHGS; from the coding sequence ATGGCAAATATTGAAATCAGCCGGGCGGAGAGATTAGATCAGCGAGTTGTAGCGATGCTTCCGCAGCTAAGCCGCGCATATGCCGCTAAACTCATTGAAGGTAAACGAGTCTCAGTTAATGGCGCATTCCAGGTAAAAGCTGGTTACAAGATGAAACCGAATGACGTTGTCGCTGTCGACTATGACCCCGCAAAAGAGGAGAGCATACCAGATATTGACTTAGAGATCGTGTATGAAGACGATGACTGCGTGGTTATAAATAAGCCAGTGGGATTGCTTACACACAGCAAAGGCGCCTTCAACCCCGAACCAACTGTGGCCACCTGGCTCCGAAAAAGATGTGAAAGGTTAGACCTCGCACATCTAGATAACAGAGGCGACGAGCATATGCGAGGTCTAACATTTCACACGAGTCGGGCGGGTATTGTGCATCGACTCGACAGAGCAACAAGCGGCGTCATGATATGCGCCAAAACACCTGAGGCGCTCAGCTGGTTGCAAAAACAATTCGCACAGCGTAAAACTAAGAAAACTTACCGGGCCGTTATAAAAGGTACCATGAACCCCGAGGCCGCTGTTATAGACATGCCTATAGAACGAAACCCAAAAGCACCAGCCACATTTCGCGTAGGCCCCCAGGGTAAGCATGCGCAAACCATGTACAGAACACTGGCCACTGGCGGCGGCTACAGTCTACTGGAGCTCAAACCTGAAACTGGCCGTACCCACCAGCTTCGCGTACACCTTGCGCACCAGGGAGCCCCAATTGTGGGCGATGTGCTGTACAACGGAGAACCAGCCGATCGTCTGTATTTGCATGCTGAGGAGCTAGAACTGACTATTCTGGCTGGCCATGAGCGCAAAGTTTTTCGTGTTAATACGCCAGGTGGCTTTGAAGACAAGCTGAAGCATGGATCCTGA
- the trpS gene encoding tryptophan--tRNA ligase: MNKPVILTGLRANNDLHIGNYFGALLPMIDMAKTLSEEYEVNLFVPDLHSFTTPIDHSQLQQQIMHNLRLFVAAGLPLDNQSVHIYRQSYVPAHSEMTVILNCFTGVGQMERMTQYKDKSSKLGTESISLGLFDYPVLMAADILLYGAQYVPVGEDQTQHLEFTRDIAERMNGRFGQLFTVPEPVAKQHEFFGKEQGLRIKDLQDPTKKMSKSDESGKGIIFLGDSPDDAVKKIHSATTDSYGKIDVDNQDQPGIVNLIQILALATGKPYDEIKDHYTSQTQYGPLKEDAAAAVSEFLRGFQERLSRVNDEQLMQKLETDERAMNEIANTALHRVQQAVGLR, from the coding sequence ATGAATAAACCAGTGATACTTACGGGGCTGAGGGCCAATAACGATTTGCATATCGGCAACTATTTTGGGGCTTTGCTGCCTATGATCGACATGGCCAAGACGCTTTCGGAAGAGTACGAGGTTAATCTATTTGTACCAGATCTGCACAGCTTCACTACGCCAATCGACCACAGCCAGTTGCAACAGCAAATAATGCACAATTTGCGACTTTTTGTTGCAGCCGGGCTACCACTTGATAATCAAAGCGTACATATCTATCGCCAGAGTTACGTGCCGGCCCACAGTGAAATGACGGTAATTCTAAACTGTTTTACTGGAGTGGGTCAGATGGAGCGGATGACACAGTATAAGGACAAGTCTAGCAAACTCGGGACAGAATCAATCAGCCTTGGTCTTTTTGACTACCCAGTGCTTATGGCGGCTGATATTTTGCTGTATGGTGCGCAGTATGTGCCAGTGGGCGAGGATCAGACGCAGCATCTGGAGTTTACGAGGGATATTGCCGAGCGGATGAATGGTAGGTTTGGGCAGCTTTTCACTGTTCCTGAGCCAGTCGCCAAACAGCATGAATTTTTCGGTAAGGAGCAGGGTTTACGCATAAAAGACCTTCAAGACCCTACGAAAAAAATGAGTAAAAGTGACGAATCTGGCAAAGGAATAATATTTTTAGGAGATTCACCAGATGATGCAGTTAAGAAGATTCACAGCGCCACAACTGATAGTTACGGCAAGATTGATGTCGATAACCAAGATCAACCAGGCATAGTGAATCTCATCCAAATCCTAGCACTTGCCACCGGTAAACCCTACGACGAAATAAAAGACCATTACACCAGTCAAACACAGTATGGCCCGCTTAAAGAAGATGCAGCTGCAGCCGTTTCTGAGTTCCTTCGCGGCTTCCAAGAGCGACTTAGCCGAGTAAACGACGAACAGCTAATGCAAAAACTGGAAACCGACGAACGTGCCATGAATGAGATAGCAAATACGGCTCTTCATCGAGTACAACAAGCTGTCGGCTTACGATAA
- a CDS encoding methyltransferase domain-containing protein: MRKQQQIWQEEHEKGLTLSRMANEHPASGVVKFINWLHANGVKPSGRAVDIGSGKGRNAVFLASLGYKVEALEYIELARKVTEQLAKSQGVAKDVTAKNIEIDMPWPYADDTFDIAIDSFSSIDIETKAGREMCRDEMLRTLKSGGYALVTVCSADDEWEKELIRDSPGSEPNSTLWPQNGKFQKDYTKDELRNFYSVFEVCELQTITKKTYKLNRDGTATNFWLVLRKTL; the protein is encoded by the coding sequence GTGAGAAAACAGCAACAAATTTGGCAAGAAGAGCATGAGAAAGGGCTGACATTGTCGCGGATGGCGAATGAGCATCCGGCGAGTGGAGTGGTGAAGTTTATTAATTGGTTACATGCCAATGGGGTAAAACCAAGTGGTCGAGCGGTCGACATAGGTAGCGGTAAAGGACGTAATGCTGTCTTCTTGGCAAGTCTCGGTTACAAAGTCGAAGCGCTGGAATACATTGAACTTGCCCGAAAGGTAACTGAGCAGCTAGCGAAGTCACAAGGTGTTGCCAAAGACGTTACTGCAAAAAACATCGAAATTGATATGCCTTGGCCATACGCAGATGACACCTTTGATATAGCAATTGATTCATTTTCTTCCATAGATATCGAGACAAAAGCTGGTCGTGAAATGTGCCGCGATGAAATGCTTCGTACCCTAAAGTCGGGTGGCTATGCGCTTGTGACAGTTTGTTCAGCCGATGACGAGTGGGAAAAAGAACTCATCAGAGACTCCCCCGGCTCTGAGCCAAATAGCACCCTATGGCCTCAAAACGGCAAGTTTCAAAAAGATTATACAAAAGATGAACTCCGTAACTTCTACTCTGTTTTTGAAGTTTGCGAGCTGCAAACTATAACAAAGAAAACTTATAAACTTAACCGCGACGGTACGGCAACAAACTTTTGGCTTGTACTTCGAAAAACTTTATAG
- the rpsI gene encoding 30S ribosomal protein S9 — MAESKTHYYYALGRRKSATARVRLMKGKGSITINGKPVAEYFAESKLLLGEIQKPFSVLELPLKDFDVTVVVTGGGHAGQADAIRLGIAKAFVEKNEDYKATLRRADLLGRDSRERERKKFGLKGARKQRQFTKR, encoded by the coding sequence ATGGCTGAATCGAAAACCCACTATTATTACGCTCTGGGTCGCCGTAAAAGTGCGACAGCTCGTGTCCGTCTTATGAAGGGTAAGGGCAGCATTACAATCAATGGCAAGCCGGTAGCTGAGTATTTTGCCGAAAGCAAACTGTTACTCGGTGAAATCCAGAAGCCGTTTTCGGTACTGGAGCTTCCGTTAAAAGATTTTGACGTTACCGTTGTTGTCACCGGCGGTGGTCATGCCGGACAAGCCGACGCTATTCGTCTTGGTATTGCTAAGGCATTTGTAGAAAAAAACGAAGACTACAAAGCAACCCTTCGCCGCGCTGACCTACTTGGTCGCGACAGCCGTGAGCGTGAACGCAAGAAGTTCGGCCTCAAAGGTGCTCGCAAACAGCGCCAATTCACCAAGCGCTAA
- the rplM gene encoding 50S ribosomal protein L13 gives MKTYSAKPTDVTRKWYVVDASEVTLGRAATQIATLLTGKGKPMFTHHIDCGDFVVVINTDKLQVTGGKEEKKMYYNHSGFPSGLRERQLKDLMANDSTEVILKAVRGMLPVNKLRDGRLARLKIYAGAEHNHAAQKPETLSLKGAK, from the coding sequence ATGAAAACCTATTCTGCAAAACCAACCGATGTGACACGCAAGTGGTACGTCGTTGATGCCTCTGAAGTAACGCTTGGTCGTGCTGCCACACAGATTGCAACATTACTGACGGGTAAGGGTAAGCCCATGTTTACACACCATATTGATTGCGGAGATTTTGTCGTTGTTATCAACACCGATAAACTCCAAGTCACTGGTGGCAAAGAAGAAAAGAAAATGTACTACAACCACAGCGGGTTCCCAAGTGGTTTGCGTGAACGCCAGCTGAAAGATCTTATGGCAAACGATTCAACAGAGGTGATACTAAAAGCTGTTCGCGGTATGTTGCCAGTCAATAAGCTTCGTGATGGTCGTCTCGCTCGGCTTAAAATTTATGCAGGTGCCGAGCATAACCACGCAGCGCAAAAGCCTGAAACACTAAGCTTGAAAGGAGCGAAATAG
- the rplQ gene encoding 50S ribosomal protein L17: protein MHRHGYQGTKFGRERDQREALLQSLAEALIIHGRIVTTVPKAKAVVPYVEKLITKAKKGDLHNRRQIVASLQTVATAHRLVDELAPLLGGRNSGYFRIVRRDNRRGDNAEMAEVSFVDDLKAAPVAKAVKKVPQKQHHEQDEVKATPVKKAIPGANKSVKAADNHLSHKPAVQVRKSGER from the coding sequence ATGCATCGTCACGGATATCAAGGAACAAAATTTGGTCGTGAACGCGACCAGCGAGAGGCGCTCCTACAAAGCCTTGCCGAAGCGCTGATTATACACGGCAGGATTGTTACGACGGTGCCAAAGGCAAAAGCCGTTGTGCCGTATGTTGAAAAACTGATAACAAAAGCCAAAAAAGGCGATTTACATAATCGTCGTCAAATTGTTGCCTCTTTGCAGACGGTAGCGACAGCACATCGATTAGTTGATGAACTTGCACCGTTACTCGGTGGTCGCAACAGCGGATACTTCCGCATTGTGCGTCGCGACAATCGCCGCGGAGACAATGCAGAAATGGCCGAAGTGAGTTTTGTAGATGACCTCAAAGCAGCTCCCGTTGCCAAAGCCGTCAAAAAGGTACCTCAGAAACAGCACCATGAACAAGATGAAGTAAAAGCTACCCCTGTCAAAAAAGCCATCCCAGGTGCAAATAAATCAGTTAAAGCAGCCGATAACCACCTAAGCCACAAGCCTGCGGTGCAAGTAAGAAAGAGCGGGGAGCGCTAA
- a CDS encoding DNA-directed RNA polymerase subunit alpha, translated as MSKMIHTPGLVAVDDHSATSSTFVIEPLQTGYGMTLGNSMRRVLLSSISGAGVTSFKIDGVTHEFTTIKGVKEDVVAIMLNLKRLRFRSYGDDAQTVRIVKKGKGVVTGKDIQGNADIEVVNPEQVIASIDDDKASFIIDLVVEVGRGYQTIEESTAKKQTDFVALDGIFSPVVRVRYRVDKTRVGQTTDLDKLNITIETDGTITPRDAFEEAAAILVNQYAALAGKTRVQVHEALSVVTDGTELPTDDGSLLHTSIEDLNLTARTTNALVNNDIHTIQDLFALSDAELRDLKGFGSKALDEVKDKLAELEL; from the coding sequence ATGTCAAAAATGATTCATACCCCAGGACTTGTCGCCGTCGATGACCACAGTGCAACGAGCAGTACATTTGTCATCGAGCCTCTTCAAACAGGCTACGGAATGACTCTCGGTAACAGTATGCGCCGAGTGTTGCTTTCAAGCATCAGTGGTGCTGGAGTCACAAGCTTCAAAATCGATGGTGTTACGCACGAGTTCACAACAATAAAAGGTGTCAAAGAAGATGTTGTTGCAATCATGCTCAACCTCAAACGCCTTCGTTTTCGTTCTTATGGCGACGATGCTCAAACTGTACGCATCGTTAAAAAAGGTAAAGGCGTTGTTACCGGCAAAGACATTCAAGGAAATGCCGATATCGAGGTGGTTAATCCCGAGCAAGTCATTGCATCAATCGATGACGATAAAGCCAGTTTCATCATTGATTTGGTTGTAGAAGTCGGCCGAGGGTACCAGACCATCGAAGAAAGCACCGCAAAAAAGCAAACCGATTTTGTTGCACTCGACGGCATCTTTAGCCCAGTTGTACGTGTTCGCTACAGGGTTGATAAGACCCGTGTTGGTCAGACAACCGATCTCGACAAGCTAAATATCACTATTGAGACAGACGGTACTATTACTCCTCGTGATGCCTTTGAAGAAGCTGCCGCGATTTTGGTAAATCAGTACGCTGCACTTGCTGGCAAAACCCGTGTCCAAGTTCATGAGGCCTTAAGTGTCGTCACAGATGGCACAGAATTGCCAACAGACGACGGCTCACTATTGCACACCAGCATCGAGGATCTGAATTTAACTGCTCGCACTACAAATGCCCTAGTCAATAACGACATTCACACCATTCAGGATTTGTTTGCGCTGTCCGATGCTGAATTGCGAGATCTGAAAGGCTTTGGCAGCAAAGCGCTTGACGAAGTCAAAGATAAACTGGCGGAATTGGAGCTGTAG
- the rpsD gene encoding 30S ribosomal protein S4, whose translation MARDTQSIVKMSRREGYALHPKAHKALAKRTNMPGQAVNARTRNKPSQYALQLREKQKVKRLYGLLEKQFSNLMAEASRTPGQSGATLLQYLERRLDNAVYRAGFAPSRRGSRQLVTHGHFMLNGRRVDIPSIRVREGDVIELREHSKSSEYFKKLDDTSPAPSTVPTWQTVDRKKVQLKITGLPVREDAEPEINEQLIVEYYSR comes from the coding sequence ATGGCACGAGATACTCAGTCCATCGTTAAAATGTCACGTCGGGAAGGCTATGCGCTGCACCCAAAGGCGCACAAAGCGCTTGCCAAACGCACCAACATGCCTGGCCAAGCCGTCAACGCCCGAACTCGTAACAAACCAAGCCAATATGCACTCCAACTTCGAGAGAAGCAGAAAGTTAAGCGCCTTTATGGTCTCCTCGAGAAGCAGTTTAGCAATCTTATGGCTGAAGCTTCACGCACACCGGGTCAATCTGGTGCGACACTGCTCCAATACCTCGAAAGACGGCTCGACAATGCCGTTTATCGTGCCGGTTTTGCGCCGTCAAGGCGGGGATCCCGTCAGCTGGTAACCCATGGTCATTTTATGCTAAATGGTCGCCGTGTTGACATACCATCTATTCGCGTCCGTGAGGGCGATGTTATAGAGCTTCGTGAGCACAGTAAGTCGAGTGAATATTTTAAAAAACTCGACGACACTAGCCCAGCCCCAAGCACCGTGCCAACCTGGCAAACTGTTGACCGTAAAAAAGTTCAACTGAAAATCACCGGTTTACCCGTTCGTGAGGATGCTGAACCAGAAATTAATGAACAATTAATCGTCGAGTACTACTCACGCTAA
- the rpsK gene encoding 30S ribosomal protein S11, with product MTDTASTTPTTPVAKKKKAKRSVSAGQLHIQATFNNTIVTLTDSQGGALAASSAGACGFRGSKKGTAYAAQIAAEKAGNLAKQAYGLSKVNVFVKGVGLGRDAAIRAMQTAGIAVDSITDITGVPHGGVRPKKARRV from the coding sequence ATGACAGATACAGCTTCAACAACTCCAACAACCCCTGTAGCAAAGAAAAAGAAAGCCAAGCGCAGCGTTTCGGCTGGCCAGCTTCACATTCAAGCTACGTTTAATAATACAATCGTTACACTCACTGACTCCCAAGGTGGGGCTCTGGCCGCTTCAAGCGCGGGTGCCTGCGGCTTTCGCGGCTCCAAAAAAGGTACCGCCTATGCCGCTCAAATTGCTGCTGAAAAGGCGGGCAATCTTGCAAAACAAGCTTACGGACTTAGTAAAGTAAATGTGTTTGTTAAAGGCGTCGGCTTGGGCCGAGATGCTGCAATTCGCGCCATGCAAACAGCCGGCATTGCGGTAGATAGCATTACCGACATCACCGGTGTGCCACACGGCGGCGTTCGACCCAAGAAAGCAAGGAGGGTCTAA
- the rpsM gene encoding 30S ribosomal protein S13 yields the protein MAARISGVTIPAEKQVWVSLTYVHGIGPKTADDILLAAKVERTVRVKDLTDAEIGRIQEFINEHLTVEGELQRIVSGNIKRLKDIGSYRGLRHKNSLPSRGQRTKTNARTRRGKKVTVGGTAKKVASKT from the coding sequence ATGGCAGCACGAATTTCTGGTGTTACAATACCCGCCGAAAAGCAAGTTTGGGTTTCACTCACCTATGTGCACGGCATCGGCCCAAAGACGGCCGACGATATACTTTTGGCTGCAAAGGTTGAACGCACAGTACGCGTAAAAGACCTGACTGACGCCGAAATCGGACGTATTCAAGAGTTTATTAATGAGCACCTCACCGTTGAGGGCGAGCTGCAACGTATCGTTAGCGGCAACATTAAGCGCCTAAAAGATATCGGAAGCTACCGTGGCTTACGCCATAAAAATAGTCTACCGTCTCGCGGCCAGCGCACTAAAACAAATGCACGTACCAGGCGTGGCAAAAAAGTAACTGTCGGCGGTACGGCTAAGAAAGTAGCAAGCAAGACGTAG